A single Pan troglodytes isolate AG18354 chromosome X, NHGRI_mPanTro3-v2.0_pri, whole genome shotgun sequence DNA region contains:
- the MAGEB18 gene encoding melanoma-associated antigen B18, with translation MPRGQKSKLRAREKRHQARCENQDLGATQATVAEGESPSSAYLLFGDRPQNLPAAETPSIPEALQGAPSTTNAIAPVSCSSNEGASSQDEKSLGSSREAEGWKENPLNKKVVSLVHFLLQKYETKEPITKGDMIKFVIRKDKCHFNEILKRASEHMELALGVDLKEVDPIRHYYAFFSKLDLTYNETTSDEEKIPKTGLLMIALGVIFLNGNRAPEEAVWEIMNMMGVYADRKHFLYGDPRKVMTKDLVQLKYLEYQQVPNSDPPRYEFLWGPRAHAETSKMKVLEFVAKMHDTVPSAFPSCYEEALRDEEQRTQARAAARAHTAAMANARSRTTSSSFSHAK, from the coding sequence ATGCCTCGAGGTCAGAAGAGTAAGCTCCGTGCCCGTGAGAAACGCCACCAGGCTCGTTGTGAGAATCAGGATCTGGGAGCTACTCAGGCCACTGTGGCAGAAGGAGAGTCACCCTCCTCTGCCTATCTTCTCTTTGGTGACAGACCCCAGAATTTGCCTGCTGCTGAGACACCTAGCATCCCTGAAGCGCTTCAGGGAGCCCCATCCACCACCAATGCTATTGCACCTGTTTCATGCAGTTCAAATGAAGGTGCCAGCAGCCAAGATGAGAAAAGTCTAGGTTCCTCAAGGGAAGCTGAGGGCTGGAAAGAAAATCCTTTAAACAAGAAAGTAGTGTCGCTGGTGCATTTCTTGCTTCAGAAGTATGAAACGAAAGAGCCAATTACAAAGGGAGATATGATAAAGTTTGTTATCAGGAAGGATAAGTGTCACTTCAATGAGATCCTCAAGAGAGCCTCTGAGCACATGGAGCTGGCACTTGGTGTTGATTTGAAGGAAGTGGATCCCATCAGGCACTACTATGCCTTTTTCAGCAAATTAGACCTCACCTATAATGAAACAACCAGTGATGAAGAAAAAATTCCCAAGACTGGCCTCCTGATGATTGCACTGGGTGTGATCTTTCTGAATGGCAACCGTGCCCCAGAAGAGGCAGTCTGGGAAATTATGAATATGATGGGTGTATATGCTGATAGGAAGCACTTCCTCTACGGGGATCCCAGGAAGGTCATGACCAAAGATTTGGTGCAGCTAAAGTACCTGGAGTACCAGCAAGTGCCCAACAGTGATCCTCCACGCTATGAATTCCTGTGGGGTCCAAGAGCTCACGCTGAAACTAGCAAGATGAAAGTCCTGGAGTTTGTAGCCAAGATGCATGATACCGTCCCTAGTGCCTTCCCATCCTGCTATGAAGAGGCTTTGAGGGATGAGGAACAGAGAACCCAAGCCAGAGCTGCAGCCAGGGCTCATACTGCTGCCATGGCAAATGCACGTTCCAGAACCACGTCTAGCAGCTTCTCCCATGCTAAGTGA